In Amyelois transitella isolate CPQ chromosome 3, ilAmyTran1.1, whole genome shotgun sequence, a single genomic region encodes these proteins:
- the LOC106133503 gene encoding probable peroxisomal acyl-coenzyme A oxidase 1, with protein MSAKVNPDLQRERDKCTFNVTELTNLIDGGVQNTEERKRQEDLLLKEGIHIEEVPSEYLSHKEKYELAVKKACLLFKVIRRMQEEENTGMENYRSVLGGNLGSAILADGSPLTLHYVMFIPTILGQATVEQQAYWIGRAFNLDIIGTYAQTELGHGTFIRGLETTATYDPSTKEFVLHSPTLTSYKWWPGGLAHTANYCIVMAQLYTKGQCHGLHPFIVQLRDEETHMPLKGIKIGEIGVKLGMNGTNNGFLGFEHVRIPRENMLMKNSKVLEDGTYVHSLSSKLTYGTMMFVRVVLVTDMCNYMAKAVTIATRYSAVRRQSQPKPDEPEPQILDYVTQQHKLMIGISTVHAFRLSANWLWHMYNNVIAELDTGDLERLPELHALSCCLKAVTTADAAECVERCRLSCGGHGYMLSSSLPTTYGLVTAACTYEGENTVLLLQTARYLVKAWQQAMGGNALTPTVSYISEVSTGRRSPPWDNSVQGVIHGFHRVAAGKIGMCVANIEKRQKSGLCYEDAWNMTSVQLASASESHCRAILLSTYYSETEKLASKVTPALKTVLLQLVDLYVVYWALQRVGDLLRFTSISERDIEQLQNWYEDLLTRLRPNAVGLVDAFDFRDEILHSALGSYDGRVYERLMEEALKSPLNAQPVNDSFHKYLKPFMQGKL; from the exons atgagCGCTAAAGTGAACCCTGATTTACAAAGAGAAAGGGATAAATGTACTTTCAATGTGACTGAATTGACTAATTTAATAGATGGAGGTGTTCAAAATACTGAAGAACGAAAAAGACAAG AAGACCTTCTGCTAAAAGAAGGTATCCACATTGAAGAAGTTCCATCGGAATACCTCAGTCACAAGGAGAAATATGAGCTGGCTGTTAAGAAAGCATGTTTACTGTTCAAAGTTATACGGAGGATgcaggaggaagaaaataCTGGAATGGAAAATTATAG ATCTGTACTTGGCGGCAACCTGGGCTCCGCCATCCTTGCAGATGGGTCTCCGCTGACCCTCCATTACGTGATGTTCATACCCACCATACTGGGGCAGGCGACAGTAGAACAACAGGCCTATTGGATCGGTAGGGCTTTTAATTTGGACATCATCGGTACTTATGCTCAG ACTGAATTGGGCCATGGAACATTTATCCGCGGACTAGAAACGACCGCCACATACGACCCGAGCACCAAGGAATTTGTACTGCACAGCCCTACACTCACTTCTTACAAATGGTGGCCCGGCGGGC TTGCTCACACGGCCAACTACTGCATCGTGATGGCTCAGCTATACACCAAGGGGCAATGCCACGGCCTCCACCCATTCATTGTCCAGCTTCGTGATGAGGAAACCCACATGCCACTCAAGGGTATCAAGATTGGGGAGATTGGTGTCAAATTAGGCATGAACGGGACCAACAACGGCTTCTTAGGCTTTGAACACGTGAGGATACCGAGGGAAAACATGCTGATGAAGAATTCTAAGGTTCTTGAA GACGGCACGTACGTCCACTCTCTAAGTTCAAAACTGACGTACGGCACAATGATGTTCGTTCGTGTCGTTTTGGTGACGGACATGTGCAACTACATGGCCAAGGCGGTCACCATAGCCACCAGATACTCCGCAGTGAGGAGGCAATCTCAGCCCAAGCCGGA CGAACCGGAGCCTCAAATCCTGGACTACGTGACGCAACAGCACAAGCTCATGATTGGTATTTCTACAGTACACGCCTTCCGCCTCAGCGCCAATTGGCTGTGGCATATGTACAACAACGTTATTGCCGAGTTGGACACTGGTGACTTGGAGAGGCTGCCAGAG TTACACGCCCTATCATGCTGCCTGAAAGCCGTGACGACAGCAGACGCGGCTGAATGCGTGGAGCGTTGCCGGCTGTCGTGCGGCGGCCACGGCTACATGCTGTCGTCGAGCCTCCCCACCACTTACGGACTCGTCACTGCCGCGTGTACCTATGAGGGGGAGAATACTGTGCTGTTACTGCAGACTGCCAG GTATTTGGTAAAGGCGTGGCAGCAAGCGATGGGGGGTAACGCTTTGACCCCGACCGTGTCGTACATATCAGAGGTGAGCACGGGCCGCCGTTCCCCGCCCTGGGACAATTCCGTCCAGGGGGTCATACACGGGTTCCACAGGGTGGCAGCCGG taaAATCGGTATGTGCGTGGCCAACATCGAGAAACGCCAGAAATCCGGCTTGTGTTATGAGGACGCATGGAACATGACTTCGGTCCAACTCGCTAGCGCTTCGGAG TCCCATTGCCGCGCTATACTTCTCTCCACGTATTATTCTGAAACTGAAAAACTGGCGTCCAAAGTTACTCCCGCGCTGAAAACAGTCTTGCTGCAGTTGGTAGACCTTTACGTGGTCTATTGGGCGTTACAGAGAGTCGGCGACTTGTTGAGa TTCACGTCAATATCGGAGAGAGACATCGAGCAACTTCAGAATTGGTACGAGGACCTGCTGACCAGACTCCGCCCCAATGCTGTGGGGCTTGTTGATGCATTCGACTTCAGAGATGAG ATTCTACATTCAGCACTTGGTTCGTACGACGGTCGTGTGTATGAAAGACTGATGGAAGAGGCTCTGAAGAGTCCGCTCAACGCGCAGCCCGTCAACGATAGCTTCCACAAGTATCTCAAGCCTTTCATGCAGGGAAAACTGTAA
- the LOC106133468 gene encoding probable peroxisomal acyl-coenzyme A oxidase 1 → MTEVNKDLQNERNKCTFDVKELTTVIDGSSEKTSKRRERARRMLSRNHLFQEDVPEDYLSNREVYENGIRKSVVAFDIVREMQAEGKSSIEDYRDVISSLLQTSTLRDGSALVLHYIMFMPAIMSQATEEQQMDWMPRAWNCSIIGSYAQTELGHGTFIRGLETTATYDSDTKEFVLNTPTLSSYKWWPGGLGHTANYCIVVAQLYTKGECHGIHSFMVQIREEETHMPLPGIKVGDIGVKLGLNAVNNGFLGLDNVRIPRNQMFMKHAQVLEDGTYVRSRHSKLNYGAMVFVRVVIVFDSVNYLSKAVTIATRYSAVRRQSQIKECEPEVQILDYLTQQHKIFIGIAASHAQRITGIKLWETFHDITKQLNDGNLDRLSELHALACCLKAISTSDTASYVESCRLACGGHGYMKSSSLPVTYGLVTAACTYEGENTVLLLQTARFLVKSWQTMNTQELTPTVAYFKSAQTNTNKWENSVEGIINGLEIVAMRNVSSCVESIKKRMSSGMCYEDAWNLTSIQLVTAAEAHCRVIIISTFHEEMRKIADTVSSCLKPVLLLLVELYAVYWALKKLNDLLRYTNITSGDVDRLQAWYEDLLTQMRPNAVGLVDAFDITDDMLCSTLGSYDGRVYERLMEEALKSPLNAQPVNDSFHKYLKPFMQGKL, encoded by the exons atgactgaagtaaataaagatttgCAGAACGAAAGAAATAAGTGTACGTTTGATGTTAAGGAGTTGACAACAGTAATTGATGGATCTTCGGAGAAAACTTCGAAGCGCAGAGAGAGGG CGCGGAGGATGTTAAGCAGAAACCACTTGTTCCAAGAAGACGTGCCGGAGGACTACCTCAGCAACAGGGAGGTTTACGAGAACGGCATCAGGAAGTCAGTGGTTGCCTTCGACATAGTCCGGGAGATGCAGGCAGAGGGCAAGAGCAGTATCGAGGATTACAG GGACGTGATCTCCTCGCTCCTGCAGACGTCCACTCTGCGGGATGGGTCGGCATTGGTGCTGCACTACATAATGTTCATGCCGGCCATCATGTCTCAAGCCACGGAGGAGCAGCAGATGGACTGGATGCCAAGAGCATGGAACTGCAGCATCATTGGTAGCTATGCTCAA ACGGAGTTAGGCCACGGGACATTTATTCGAGGACTGGAGACCACGGCTACGTACGACTCCGACACCAAGGAGTTTGTCCTCAACACACCCACACTCTCCTCATACAAGTGGTGGCCAGGGGGCT tgggACACACTGCCAACTACTGTATTGTCGTAGCACAGCTATACACTAAAGGAGAGTGCCATGGCATCCACTCTTTCATGGTACAGATTAG AGAAGAAGAAACCCACATGCCCTTACCAGGGATTAAGGTCGGCGATATAGGCGTAAAGTTGGGTCTGAATGCGGTCAACAATGGCTTTCTCGGGCTGGATAATGTCCGGATACCCAGGAACCAGATGTTTATGAAACATGCTCAAGTTTTAGAG GACGGTACGTACGTGAGGTCCCGTCACAGCAAGCTGAACTATGGTGCTATGGTTTTTGTTCGAGTGGTCATCGTGTTCGACAGCGTCAACTACTTGTCTAAAGCCGTCACTATAGCCACGCGGTACTCTGCTGTAAGGAGACAGTCGCAGATCAAAGAGTG tgaACCAGAAGTTCAAATCTTGGACTATCTGACGCAACAACACAAGATATTTATCGGCATAGCGGCCAGTCACGCCCAGAGGATAACTGGGATCAAATTATGGGAAACCTTTCACGACATCACGAAGCAGTTGAATGATGGAAACTTGGATAGATTGTCAGAg TTGCACGCGCTAGCTTGCTGCCTGAAAGCGATAAGCACATCAGATACGGCAAGTTACGTGGAAAGCTGTCGGCTGGCGTGCGGAGGTCACGGCTACATGAAGTCTTCAAGCCTCCCGGTCACTTACGGCCTGGTAACCGCTGCTTGCACTTATGAGGGCGAGAATACTGTTCTGCTCCTTCAGACTGCCAG GTTTTTGGTGAAGTCCTGGCAAACAATGAACACGCAGGAATTGACACCGACAGTAGCTTACTTCAAGAGCGCTCAgacaaacacaaataaatgGGAAAATTCCGTGGAAGGGATCATAAATGGTTTAGAAATTGTTGCTATGAG aAACGTGTCATCCTGCGTGGAGAGCATCAAGAAACGTATGTCATCTGGCATGTGCTATGAGGACGCCTGGAACCTCACCTCCATTCAGCTGGTAACTGCAGCTGAG GCCCATTGCAGAGTGATCATCATCTCTACCTTTCACGAGGAGATGAGGAAGATAGCTGACACTGTATCATCTTGTCTGAAGCCAGTACTCTTGCTCCTAGTGGAGTTGTATGCAGTTTATTGGGCTTTGAAGAAACTTAATGACTTACTCCGG tacactAACATAACAAGTGGCGACGTGGACAGGCTGCAAGCCTGGTACGAAGACCTGCTGACTCAGATGCGACCTAATGCTGTGGGGTTGGTGGATGCCTTTGACATTACTGACGAT ATGTTATGTTCAACTCTGGGTTCATACGACGGTCGTGTGTATGAGAGACTGATGGAGGAGGCTCTGAAGAGTCCGCTCAACGCGCAGCCCGTTAACGATAGCTTCCACAAGTATCTCAAGCCTTTCATGCAGGGAAAGCTatga
- the LOC106133471 gene encoding large ribosomal subunit protein eL19 yields MSSLKLQKRLAASVMRCGKKKVWLDPNEISEIANTNSRQNIRKMIKDGLVIKKPVAVHSRARVRKNTEARRKGRHCGFGKRRGTANARMPQKELWVQRQRVLRKLLLKYRTAKKIDRHLYHALYMKAKGNVFKNKRVLMEYIHRKKAEKARTKMLSDQAEARRNKVKEARKRREERIAAKKEELLQTFAREDEAAVTAKK; encoded by the exons ATGAG TTCCCTAAAGTTACAGAAGAGGCTTGCCGCCTCTGTTATGCGATGCGGCAAAAAGAAGGTGTGGTTAGATCCAAATGAAATCAGCGAAATCGCTAACACAAATTcca GACAGAACATCCGGAAGATGATCAAGGATGGTCTTGTCATCAAGAAACCCGTAGCAGTCCACTCGCGTGCCCGTGTCCGTAAGAACACTGAGGCCAGGAGAAAAGGTCGTCACTGTGGCTTTGGTAAAAGGAGAGGTACTGCAAATGCTCGTATGCCACAAAAG GAACTCTGGGTTCAACGGCAAAGGGTGCTTCGTAAGTTGCTCCTCAAGTACAGAACCGCCAAGAAGATCGACAGGCATCTGTACCACGCCCTGTACATGAAGGCGAAGGGTAATGTGTTCAAGAACAAGCGTGTTCTGATGGAGTACATCCACAGAAAGAAGGCTGAGAAGGCTAGGACTAAAATGCTTAG TGACCAAGCCGAAGCCCGCCGTAACAAGGTGAAGGAGGCCCGCAAGCGCCGCGAGGAGCGCATCGCCGCCAAGAAGGAAGAGCTACTGCAGACCTTCGCCAGGGAAGACGAGGCAGCCGTCACCGCCAAGAAGTGA